The following proteins are co-located in the Acinetobacter sp. NCu2D-2 genome:
- the nuoN gene encoding NADH-quinone oxidoreductase subunit NuoN yields the protein MNFTMSFSEIMPIAPVMIVALTAVVAMLLTAIKRNHNLVATTTVVGLNLAALYIIFVLLAGKFAPANVMNLFIVDPFTMLYQFVILVAALACGTLSHAYIETYKDNREELYILMLASVTGALLMVASTHYASFFISLELMSIPVYGLLAYTHQRSQSLEAGIKYLVLSATASAMLLMGMAYVYAYTGSLSFAAEPGKLFSAFSQPAVVIGLALIVFAVAFKLSLAPFHKWTPDVYAGAPAPIATFLATVAKVAMIGLFVRYVLSSGLIISESFITLLTVIAVLSILAGNLLAVKQVNLKRILAYSSIAHFGYLLVAIVSARNTDFLQVQGFATFESVNVYVITYVLTTVGAFGVVTLMSSPYNNTDEAGSLAEYRGLFWRRPVLTAVLTVMMLSLAGIPLTAGFIGKFLVIKTAVAGESWFLAAMVILGSGIGLYYYLRVMVVLYMTPPENPRIDAVNHWGQKVGGIMVLLAALAVLVIGVYPDPIIAFSKFAFFAISPELQQFIYTLVQSGIN from the coding sequence ATGAACTTCACAATGTCTTTTTCTGAGATTATGCCGATTGCCCCTGTAATGATCGTTGCTTTGACAGCAGTCGTTGCAATGCTTCTTACGGCAATTAAACGTAACCACAACCTTGTCGCTACGACAACGGTTGTGGGCTTAAACCTTGCAGCGCTTTACATTATCTTTGTATTGCTTGCAGGTAAATTTGCTCCGGCAAATGTGATGAACTTATTCATCGTAGATCCATTTACGATGTTGTATCAGTTCGTGATTTTAGTGGCTGCATTGGCTTGTGGTACTTTGTCTCACGCGTATATCGAAACCTATAAAGATAACCGCGAAGAACTTTATATCTTGATGTTGGCATCGGTAACAGGTGCTTTACTGATGGTGGCAAGTACACACTATGCATCATTCTTCATTAGCCTTGAGTTGATGTCGATCCCTGTATATGGCTTATTGGCTTATACACATCAACGTTCTCAATCGCTTGAAGCGGGTATCAAATACCTTGTTCTTTCAGCAACTGCTTCGGCAATGTTGTTGATGGGTATGGCATATGTTTACGCTTACACAGGTTCTTTAAGCTTCGCTGCTGAACCAGGTAAATTGTTCTCTGCATTTAGCCAACCAGCTGTGGTGATTGGTCTTGCATTAATTGTATTTGCTGTGGCATTTAAATTATCGCTTGCACCATTCCACAAATGGACACCAGACGTATACGCAGGTGCACCAGCGCCAATCGCGACTTTCCTTGCAACTGTTGCAAAAGTGGCAATGATTGGTCTGTTTGTACGTTATGTATTGTCTTCTGGCTTAATCATTTCAGAAAGCTTCATCACACTATTGACTGTGATTGCAGTACTTTCAATCCTTGCAGGTAACTTACTTGCAGTAAAACAAGTGAACTTGAAACGTATCCTTGCATACTCTTCAATCGCTCACTTTGGTTACTTATTGGTTGCGATCGTATCTGCGCGTAATACTGACTTTTTACAAGTTCAAGGTTTTGCGACTTTCGAATCTGTAAACGTGTACGTGATCACTTATGTATTAACAACTGTTGGTGCATTCGGTGTGGTTACACTCATGTCTAGTCCGTATAACAACACAGATGAAGCGGGTAGCTTGGCTGAGTACCGTGGTTTGTTCTGGCGCCGTCCAGTCTTAACTGCCGTATTAACAGTGATGATGTTATCTCTTGCAGGTATTCCACTTACAGCGGGCTTCATCGGTAAGTTCCTAGTGATCAAAACTGCAGTTGCAGGTGAATCTTGGTTCCTTGCTGCGATGGTGATTCTAGGTTCTGGTATCGGTTTGTACTACTACTTACGTGTGATGGTTGTGTTATACATGACACCACCTGAAAACCCACGTATTGATGCAGTGAACCATTGGGGTCAAAAAGTGGGTGGTATCATGGTATTACTTGCTGCGCTTGCAGTTCTTGTCATCGGTGTTTACCCAGATCCAATTATTGCATTCTCTAAGTTTGCGTTCTTTGCGATCTCACCTGAACTACAACAGTTCATTTACACTTTGGTTCAAAGCGGTATTAACTAA
- the nuoM gene encoding NADH-quinone oxidoreductase subunit M: MEAPNNIILPALILIPFIAGFVCWLVDKLDQHLPRYIALVGMLVTLVLTIVLWQNGTYNYELGSATPSWAAEFNLPWIQTLGINIHLAVDGLSLLMVGLTALLGVLAVGCSWGEIQKNVGFFHLNLLWSLGGVIGVFLAIDLFLFFFFWEMMLVPIYFLIALWGHKGAEGKSRVYAATKFFIYTQVAGLIMLIGILGLVTVGYAMTGQISFNYKYLMQVANTLDAQAPAIAYAFMVCLFIGFAVKLPVFPLHGWLPDAHAQAPTAGSVDLAGILIKTAAYGLLRFVIPFFPAASAQFADIAIILGLIGIFYGAWCAFQQTDMKRLLAYTSISHMGFVLLAIYAGNILTFQGLMIMMLAHGLSSAALFIMCGQVYERVHTRDMRLMGGIRGQFPYLAFFLMFFIAALVGIPGLGNFIGEFLILMGSFGKFPAFTIIAAISLVFAGLYGLILIHKALFGTPNEEQKAHYANPLKDLGAREIVLLLICALGLLWLGLYPQSFLDVSNSSMAWLANSYIPVQEVVEVADQVTTQLENVEIQ, from the coding sequence ATGGAAGCTCCAAACAATATTATTTTGCCGGCTCTGATCCTCATTCCGTTCATTGCAGGTTTTGTATGCTGGTTGGTCGATAAACTCGACCAACATCTGCCACGCTATATCGCATTAGTCGGTATGCTGGTGACTTTGGTGCTCACCATTGTCCTTTGGCAAAACGGTACATATAACTATGAACTTGGCAGTGCAACTCCTTCGTGGGCTGCTGAGTTTAATTTACCGTGGATTCAAACTCTCGGTATTAACATTCACTTAGCGGTGGATGGTCTTTCACTTCTTATGGTTGGCTTAACCGCACTTCTTGGTGTGTTAGCAGTCGGCTGTTCTTGGGGTGAAATTCAAAAGAATGTTGGTTTCTTCCACTTAAACCTTTTATGGTCTTTAGGTGGTGTGATCGGTGTATTCCTTGCGATTGACTTGTTCCTGTTCTTCTTCTTCTGGGAGATGATGCTGGTTCCTATCTACTTCCTGATTGCCCTTTGGGGTCATAAAGGCGCAGAAGGTAAGTCACGTGTATACGCTGCAACTAAATTCTTCATCTATACTCAAGTTGCTGGTTTAATCATGCTGATTGGTATCCTCGGTCTTGTGACTGTAGGTTATGCAATGACGGGTCAAATCAGTTTCAACTATAAATACTTGATGCAAGTTGCAAATACTTTAGATGCTCAAGCACCAGCGATTGCTTATGCATTCATGGTCTGCTTATTCATCGGTTTTGCGGTAAAACTTCCAGTTTTCCCATTGCACGGTTGGTTACCAGATGCGCATGCTCAAGCGCCTACAGCGGGTTCTGTCGACCTTGCAGGTATCTTGATTAAGACTGCTGCGTACGGTTTGCTTCGTTTCGTTATTCCATTCTTCCCAGCGGCATCAGCACAATTTGCTGACATCGCGATCATTCTCGGTTTAATCGGTATCTTCTACGGTGCTTGGTGTGCTTTCCAGCAAACCGATATGAAACGTTTATTGGCGTATACGTCAATTTCACACATGGGCTTTGTATTACTTGCGATCTACGCAGGTAACATCTTAACTTTCCAAGGTTTGATGATCATGATGTTGGCTCACGGCCTTTCATCTGCTGCATTGTTCATTATGTGTGGTCAAGTGTATGAACGTGTTCATACGCGTGATATGCGTTTGATGGGTGGTATTCGCGGTCAATTCCCGTACTTAGCATTCTTCTTAATGTTCTTTATTGCAGCCCTTGTTGGTATTCCAGGTCTAGGTAACTTTATTGGTGAATTCCTGATTCTTATGGGTTCATTCGGTAAATTCCCAGCGTTTACGATTATTGCTGCAATCAGCTTAGTCTTTGCGGGTCTATACGGTTTAATCCTGATCCACAAAGCATTGTTCGGTACACCGAATGAAGAGCAAAAAGCACACTATGCAAATCCCCTAAAAGATCTTGGTGCACGTGAAATCGTATTGCTGTTGATCTGTGCGCTTGGTCTACTTTGGCTTGGTCTATATCCACAAAGCTTCCTTGATGTATCTAACTCAAGCATGGCGTGGTTAGCGAATAGCTACATTCCAGTTCAAGAAGTAGTTGAAGTTGCTGATCAAGTAACCACTCAACTTGAAAATGTGGAGATCCAATAA
- the nuoL gene encoding NADH-quinone oxidoreductase subunit L: MSYLYLTILFPLIGFVLLAAGRNKLPESVAAIIGAGSVGLSALFALIAGLDFTNNGSVANVQHLWTWFNVGGFAPGISLHLDGLSLLMTGMITGVGFLIHIFATWYMRGEHDFARFFSYFNLFVASMLLLVLGDNLALLFLGWEGVGLCSYLLIGYYYENPKNGLAAIKAFTVTRVGDVFLLIALFLIYQQFGTLNIAEVVAAAPTVLAQSSSIAIWTALMLFLGAAGKSAQIPLQTWLADAMAGPTPVSALIHAATMVTAGVYLCCRMFTVFEQAPEVMVFISITGAVTLIVAGFAALVQTDIKRILAYSTMSQLGYMFMAVGAEAYQAGLFHMLSHAFFKALLFLSSGAVILAYHHEQNIFKMGGLFKHNKFLFACFAIGGGALAAIPFLTVGFFSKDAILGAVWVAGQSVAVYDCLYWTGVAGAFLTSIYTFRLIWVVFFGKENTPYHAIKGATYWLPLGILAVLSTFVGAALKAPVESILNAARIPAFNVPEALEHGMHSAEYTAVGIALVGLAIGVVLFAFAYNAVKSFAATSFGTGLANICRNALGFDALYDLIFVKPYLFFAKLFGRDPVDGLWLVLPALVKGGHSFTSSRQTGSLREYASSMAFGVVVLLMILLVIQVVGK; encoded by the coding sequence ATGAGTTATTTATATCTAACAATTTTATTCCCGCTCATTGGTTTTGTCCTTTTAGCGGCAGGGCGTAACAAGCTTCCTGAATCTGTGGCTGCCATTATTGGTGCAGGCTCAGTGGGTTTATCAGCACTTTTTGCATTGATTGCAGGTCTTGATTTTACTAACAATGGTTCTGTAGCAAATGTTCAGCATTTGTGGACTTGGTTTAATGTGGGTGGTTTTGCACCTGGCATTAGCTTACACCTTGATGGTTTGTCATTATTAATGACAGGCATGATCACAGGTGTGGGTTTCCTGATTCACATCTTCGCGACATGGTATATGCGTGGTGAACACGATTTCGCACGTTTCTTCTCTTACTTCAACCTGTTCGTTGCAAGCATGTTATTGCTTGTTTTGGGTGATAACCTTGCGTTGTTATTCTTAGGTTGGGAAGGTGTTGGTCTGTGTTCTTACCTGTTAATTGGTTACTACTATGAAAACCCGAAAAATGGTTTAGCAGCAATCAAAGCATTCACAGTAACGCGTGTAGGTGACGTATTCTTACTCATCGCATTGTTCCTGATCTACCAACAATTCGGTACGCTAAACATTGCAGAAGTCGTTGCTGCTGCGCCAACAGTTTTGGCTCAGAGCTCTTCAATTGCAATCTGGACTGCTTTAATGTTGTTCTTGGGTGCGGCAGGTAAATCTGCACAAATTCCATTACAAACATGGTTGGCAGATGCAATGGCAGGTCCGACACCTGTATCTGCATTGATCCACGCTGCAACAATGGTAACCGCTGGTGTTTACCTATGCTGCCGTATGTTCACTGTATTTGAACAAGCGCCTGAAGTGATGGTGTTTATCTCAATTACAGGCGCGGTGACATTGATCGTGGCTGGTTTTGCAGCATTGGTTCAAACAGACATCAAACGTATTTTGGCTTACTCTACAATGAGTCAGCTCGGTTATATGTTCATGGCTGTAGGTGCTGAAGCATACCAAGCAGGTCTATTCCACATGCTTTCTCACGCATTCTTCAAGGCATTGTTATTCTTGTCTTCAGGTGCGGTGATCCTTGCTTACCATCACGAACAAAACATCTTCAAAATGGGTGGCTTGTTCAAACATAACAAATTCTTATTTGCATGTTTCGCGATTGGTGGCGGTGCCTTGGCGGCAATTCCATTCTTAACTGTAGGCTTCTTCTCTAAAGATGCAATTCTTGGTGCAGTATGGGTTGCAGGTCAATCAGTTGCAGTTTATGACTGCTTATACTGGACAGGTGTTGCTGGTGCGTTCTTAACTTCAATTTATACATTCCGTTTAATTTGGGTTGTATTCTTTGGTAAAGAAAACACACCTTACCATGCAATTAAAGGTGCGACTTACTGGTTGCCACTCGGTATCCTTGCAGTGCTTTCAACTTTCGTTGGTGCAGCACTTAAAGCGCCTGTAGAAAGCATTTTGAATGCAGCGCGTATTCCTGCGTTTAATGTGCCTGAAGCACTTGAACATGGTATGCACTCTGCTGAATACACTGCAGTGGGTATTGCACTTGTTGGTCTTGCGATTGGCGTTGTGTTATTTGCTTTTGCTTATAATGCAGTGAAATCATTTGCAGCAACTTCATTTGGTACTGGTCTTGCCAACATCTGCCGTAATGCACTTGGTTTTGATGCGTTGTACGACTTAATCTTCGTGAAACCTTACTTATTCTTCGCGAAACTCTTTGGTCGTGACCCAGTTGATGGCTTGTGGTTAGTGCTTCCTGCACTTGTGAAAGGCGGTCATAGCTTCACAAGTTCACGTCAAACAGGTTCACTACGCGAATATGCTTCAAGCATGGCATTCGGCGTTGTGGTTCTACTGATGATCTTGCTCGTGATTCAGGTAGTGGGGAAATAA
- the nuoK gene encoding NADH-quinone oxidoreductase subunit NuoK, whose protein sequence is MGNIPLEHGLIVASILFALGFYGVMVRRNLLFILMSLEIMMNAAALAFVLAGSAWAQPDGQIMFILILTLAAAEACIGLAIVLQFYHRFHHLDVDAASEMRG, encoded by the coding sequence ATGGGCAACATCCCTTTAGAGCATGGTCTGATCGTTGCATCTATTCTTTTTGCACTGGGTTTTTACGGTGTGATGGTGCGACGCAACCTACTATTTATTTTAATGAGCCTTGAAATCATGATGAACGCTGCTGCATTGGCGTTTGTTTTGGCAGGTAGTGCATGGGCACAGCCAGATGGTCAAATCATGTTTATCTTGATCTTGACGCTTGCTGCTGCTGAAGCATGTATTGGTCTTGCGATCGTCCTTCAGTTCTATCATCGCTTCCATCACTTGGATGTGGATGCTGCTAGTGAGATGCGCGGATGA
- the nuoJ gene encoding NADH-quinone oxidoreductase subunit J, with translation MWPFYLMALVAIVSTIRVVTNTNPVHALLSLIVSLLAAAGMFLVVGAPFAAALEIIVYAGAIMVLFVFVVMMLNLGHQTVEQESKWLNSSAWAYPALMSFLMGLVLVWTLNSDYTQAAQVMGVEVVGPKAVGTSLFTQYLLLVEVAAMLLLGAIVAAYHLGKREPSAEEDKE, from the coding sequence ATGTGGCCGTTTTATTTGATGGCACTTGTGGCCATCGTCTCTACGATTCGTGTTGTGACCAACACCAATCCAGTACATGCTTTGCTGAGCTTAATTGTGTCACTTCTTGCTGCAGCAGGGATGTTCTTAGTTGTAGGTGCACCGTTCGCGGCTGCCCTTGAGATCATCGTTTACGCGGGCGCGATCATGGTGTTGTTCGTGTTCGTGGTCATGATGCTCAACCTAGGTCATCAAACTGTTGAACAAGAAAGCAAATGGTTAAATTCATCTGCTTGGGCATATCCGGCACTCATGAGCTTCTTGATGGGTCTTGTACTTGTATGGACACTCAACTCTGACTACACACAAGCTGCTCAAGTGATGGGTGTAGAAGTGGTTGGTCCTAAAGCTGTGGGTACATCACTCTTTACTCAGTACTTACTATTGGTTGAAGTTGCTGCGATGTTATTGCTAGGCGCGATTGTGGCGGCATACCATCTTGGCAAACGTGAACCAAGTGCAGAAGAGGACAAGGAATAA
- the nuoI gene encoding NADH-quinone oxidoreductase subunit NuoI: MFKFLAGFGSIVRTLWMVFTHATRKRDTILYPEVKAEDIVPPRFRGRIVLTRDPDGEERCVACNLCAVACPVGCISLQKAEKEDGRWYPEFFRINFSRCIFCGMCEEACPTTAIQMTPDFELGEYVRQDLVYEKEHLLISGPGKYPDYNFYRVTGMAVAGKDKGQAQRESKPVDVRSLLP; the protein is encoded by the coding sequence ATGTTTAAATTTCTAGCTGGATTCGGGTCAATCGTTCGTACGTTGTGGATGGTCTTCACTCACGCAACGCGTAAACGTGACACCATTTTATATCCAGAGGTGAAAGCCGAAGACATCGTACCACCACGTTTCCGTGGTCGTATCGTGTTGACGCGTGACCCAGATGGCGAGGAACGCTGTGTGGCATGTAACCTATGTGCGGTTGCATGTCCTGTCGGCTGTATTTCTTTACAAAAAGCAGAAAAAGAAGATGGTCGTTGGTATCCGGAATTCTTCCGTATCAACTTCTCACGTTGTATTTTCTGCGGTATGTGTGAAGAAGCATGTCCAACTACTGCGATTCAAATGACCCCTGACTTCGAACTCGGTGAATATGTTCGTCAAGACTTAGTCTATGAAAAAGAACACTTATTGATTTCAGGTCCTGGTAAATATCCTGACTATAACTTCTACCGTGTAACCGGTATGGCAGTTGCAGGTAAGGACAAAGGTCAAGCGCAACGTGAAAGTAAGCCTGTTGATGTACGGAGTCTATTACCATGA
- the nuoH gene encoding NADH-quinone oxidoreductase subunit NuoH, translating to MEQELIRQTPLWAENWPIAYSVLQAIVILLVVVLIAALMSFIERRLLGLWQDRYGPNRVGPGGIFQIVADMLKIMFKEDWTPKFADKLTFRMAPAVAMATAVLSFMVIPVSPYLGVADMSIGLLFFMAMAGLAVYAVLFGGWSSNNKYALLGGLRSAAQTISYEVFLGISLMGVVAIAGSFNMREIVEAQQGVWFVVPQFLGFLIFVVAGVAVTHRHPFDQPEAEQELAEGYHVEYGGMKWGMFFVAEYVNVVLISALIVTLFFGGWLAPFGLDFLPPAFWFIIKTAFFVMMFVLARGSLMRPRYDQVMNFGWKICLPLALVNLLVTGAVILMNHTA from the coding sequence ATGGAACAAGAATTAATCCGTCAAACGCCGCTTTGGGCTGAAAACTGGCCAATCGCCTATTCAGTTCTGCAAGCAATTGTGATCTTACTTGTTGTAGTTTTGATCGCTGCGTTGATGTCTTTTATTGAACGTCGTCTTTTAGGTTTGTGGCAAGACCGTTACGGTCCAAACCGTGTTGGTCCGGGTGGTATTTTCCAAATCGTTGCCGACATGCTGAAAATCATGTTCAAAGAAGACTGGACACCAAAATTTGCTGACAAATTAACCTTCCGTATGGCACCAGCAGTTGCGATGGCAACTGCGGTACTGTCGTTCATGGTTATTCCGGTTTCACCTTATTTAGGTGTGGCGGACATGAGCATCGGTCTATTGTTCTTTATGGCAATGGCTGGTCTTGCAGTGTATGCGGTTCTATTTGGTGGTTGGTCATCAAATAACAAATACGCATTACTCGGTGGTCTACGTTCTGCGGCTCAAACCATTTCGTATGAAGTGTTCTTAGGTATTTCCTTGATGGGTGTGGTTGCAATTGCAGGCTCATTCAACATGCGTGAAATCGTAGAAGCACAACAAGGTGTTTGGTTTGTCGTTCCTCAATTCTTAGGTTTCTTAATCTTCGTGGTTGCGGGTGTTGCGGTTACTCACCGTCATCCATTTGACCAACCCGAAGCAGAGCAAGAATTGGCGGAAGGTTACCATGTCGAATACGGCGGTATGAAATGGGGGATGTTCTTCGTTGCGGAATACGTCAACGTGGTTCTGATCTCTGCATTGATCGTAACCTTATTCTTCGGTGGTTGGTTAGCACCATTCGGACTTGATTTCCTACCTCCAGCATTCTGGTTCATTATCAAAACAGCATTCTTTGTGATGATGTTTGTATTGGCGCGTGGTTCTTTAATGCGTCCACGTTATGACCAAGTGATGAACTTTGGTTGGAAAATTTGCTTGCCATTGGCGTTGGTTAACCTTTTGGTGACTGGTGCTGTGATTCTGATGAATCATACGGCCTAA
- the nuoG gene encoding NADH-quinone oxidoreductase subunit NuoG — protein MATIHVDGKSYEVNGSENLLQACLSLGIDIPYFCWHPSLGSVGSCRQCAVTQYANPEDTRGRLVMSCMTPAADNTYISIEDKEAKDFRASVVEFLMTNHPHDCPVCEEGGHCHLQDMTVMTQHDRRRYRFTKRTHYNQELGSFIAHEMNRCIACYRCVRYYKDYAGGTDFGVYANASRVYFGRPESGTLESEFSGNLTEVCPTGVFTDKTHSERYNRKWDMQYAPSVCQGCSSGCNISPGERYGELRRVENRFNGEVNQYFLCDKGRFGTGYVNRADRPRQPQFRTGANVETVSVDTALDTVIAKIQGKKVLGIGSPRASLESNFALRELVGQDNYSTGMAQKEQNLVELAASIMQTEGVYNPGMREIESYDAVLILGEDLTQTAPRMALSVRQAAKNKAKEMAAERRTQEWLAEPVQRIGQDAKSPIYILAATQTRLSDVAEGEVVASPNDIARLGFAIAAGVKGEAITGLDDDAKAFAQTIADTLKAAKKPLVISGTSLQDAAIMEAAAQVAQNLGNAGLTLTVPEVNSMGLAIFGGNSLEQAFAQDYDTVVIVENDLYRRLPAAQVDAALSGKEVIVLDHSETETVKKANIVLSAASFAEGDGTVVSQEGRAQRFYQVYDPSYYKPELAIKESWRWLHAIETGVKGKAISWTVLDDVIESVAKNVPALEAIQDVAPDAGFRVHGLKVAREPRRYSGRTAMRAPISVHEPKQPTDKDSALTFSMEGYVGNQTPSALVPFAWSAGWNSPQAWNKFQDKVGGHLQGGDSGVRLFDRLAKRPARTYVAPAPVLVNTDSFRLVPMHHIFASGEFTVKTPAMESRIPEAVFAVGEQDATRLNVKDGQKITVKAGETSIVLPVQVIEYLPTGYIGYPIGLAPTVSLAEPVSVAVGV, from the coding sequence ATGGCTACAATTCATGTCGATGGCAAATCGTATGAAGTCAACGGCTCGGAAAACTTGCTACAAGCATGTTTGAGTCTTGGCATTGATATCCCATACTTTTGTTGGCATCCATCCTTAGGTTCTGTCGGTTCTTGCCGTCAATGTGCTGTCACTCAATACGCGAACCCTGAAGATACTCGCGGTCGCTTGGTGATGTCATGTATGACACCTGCTGCTGACAATACCTACATCTCGATTGAAGACAAAGAAGCGAAAGATTTCCGTGCTTCTGTTGTTGAATTCTTGATGACCAACCACCCACATGACTGTCCGGTTTGTGAAGAAGGTGGTCACTGTCATTTACAAGATATGACTGTAATGACCCAACACGACCGTCGTCGTTACCGTTTCACTAAACGTACGCATTACAACCAAGAATTAGGTTCGTTTATTGCGCACGAGATGAACCGTTGTATCGCATGTTACCGTTGTGTTCGTTACTACAAAGACTACGCAGGCGGTACAGACTTTGGCGTATATGCCAACGCATCACGTGTGTACTTTGGTCGTCCAGAATCAGGCACATTAGAGTCTGAATTCTCAGGTAACTTGACTGAAGTATGTCCAACAGGTGTATTCACTGACAAAACTCACTCAGAACGTTATAACCGTAAATGGGACATGCAGTATGCGCCAAGCGTATGCCAAGGCTGTTCTTCAGGTTGTAACATTTCACCGGGTGAACGTTATGGCGAACTTCGTCGTGTCGAAAACCGTTTCAACGGTGAAGTGAACCAATACTTCCTATGTGATAAAGGTCGTTTCGGTACCGGTTATGTGAACCGTGCAGATCGTCCACGTCAACCACAATTCCGTACAGGTGCAAACGTAGAAACAGTATCTGTCGATACTGCACTTGATACCGTAATTGCAAAAATCCAAGGCAAAAAAGTCTTGGGTATTGGTTCGCCACGTGCATCGCTTGAATCAAACTTCGCGCTTCGTGAGCTTGTTGGTCAAGACAACTACTCAACCGGTATGGCTCAAAAAGAGCAAAACTTGGTTGAATTAGCTGCATCTATTATGCAAACCGAGGGTGTTTATAACCCAGGTATGCGTGAAATCGAAAGCTACGATGCGGTGTTAATTCTAGGCGAAGACCTCACTCAAACTGCACCACGTATGGCCTTGTCTGTTCGCCAAGCAGCGAAAAACAAAGCCAAAGAAATGGCAGCAGAACGTCGTACCCAAGAATGGTTGGCTGAACCTGTTCAACGTATTGGTCAAGATGCTAAATCTCCGATTTACATTTTGGCAGCAACACAAACACGTTTGTCAGACGTTGCGGAAGGTGAAGTGGTTGCTTCTCCAAACGACATCGCGCGTTTAGGCTTTGCGATTGCTGCAGGCGTAAAAGGTGAAGCGATTACGGGTCTTGATGACGATGCGAAAGCATTTGCACAAACCATTGCCGACACCTTAAAAGCTGCGAAGAAACCACTTGTGATTTCAGGTACAAGCTTACAAGACGCTGCGATCATGGAAGCTGCTGCACAAGTAGCGCAAAACTTGGGTAATGCGGGCTTAACATTGACTGTTCCTGAAGTGAACTCAATGGGCTTAGCAATCTTCGGTGGCAACAGCCTTGAGCAAGCATTTGCACAAGACTATGACACAGTGGTGATTGTGGAAAATGACCTTTATCGTCGTTTACCTGCTGCACAAGTGGATGCTGCACTTTCAGGCAAAGAAGTGATCGTACTTGATCATTCAGAAACTGAAACTGTGAAGAAAGCCAATATTGTACTTTCTGCTGCAAGCTTCGCTGAAGGTGATGGTACTGTGGTATCTCAAGAAGGCCGTGCACAACGTTTCTATCAAGTGTATGACCCAAGCTACTACAAACCTGAACTTGCGATCAAAGAATCTTGGCGCTGGTTACATGCCATTGAAACAGGCGTAAAAGGTAAAGCGATTTCTTGGACAGTACTTGATGATGTCATCGAGTCTGTTGCGAAAAACGTTCCTGCTTTGGAAGCGATTCAAGACGTTGCACCTGATGCCGGCTTCCGCGTACATGGCTTAAAAGTCGCACGTGAACCACGTCGTTACTCAGGTCGTACTGCAATGCGTGCGCCAATTTCTGTACATGAGCCGAAACAGCCGACTGATAAAGATTCTGCATTAACATTCTCAATGGAAGGTTATGTCGGTAATCAAACCCCATCTGCACTTGTACCATTTGCATGGTCTGCAGGTTGGAACTCGCCACAAGCTTGGAACAAATTCCAAGACAAAGTGGGTGGTCATTTACAAGGTGGTGATTCGGGCGTTCGTTTATTCGACCGTTTGGCAAAACGTCCAGCACGTACTTATGTAGCGCCGGCACCTGTGCTTGTGAACACGGATAGCTTCCGTCTCGTGCCAATGCATCACATCTTTGCGTCTGGTGAATTCACTGTGAAAACGCCGGCAATGGAATCGCGTATTCCTGAAGCGGTATTTGCAGTGGGCGAACAAGATGCAACTCGCTTGAATGTGAAAGATGGGCAGAAGATCACTGTGAAAGCAGGTGAGACTTCAATCGTTCTTCCTGTACAAGTGATTGAATATTTACCAACAGGTTATATTGGTTACCCAATTGGTCTAGCACCAACGGTATCTCTTGCAGAGCCTGTTTCAGTCGCGGTAGGAGTGTAA